From the genome of Mucilaginibacter paludis DSM 18603:
ATCTTCAGGGGTGTATTCTAAAGCGAGATTTAACGCGCCGGATTTATACCCTTTTAGATTCATGATGTGAACAAACTTCAATTTGTCATTCTGGCTGCAGTATTCTTCGATGGGCTTCCACAAGCTTTCGGATTCCGTATTGTTATCTACAACTATGATTATGTAGTTTTCGTATTTCTGCCTCAACATGCTATCGAGCGTTTTAAAAACGATGGATGGTTCTTCATTCCTGATAGCCATAAGGATGGCGACTTTTTTTCCAGTTAATTGAGCTGTTATAACTGGAACTTTGTAATTAACCGATACTAAGTTGACGTAATATTTAAAAACCCGATGCAGGACTGATAATAAGCATATAGCTATCATTAACAGTGCTAAAACGATTGATGCCGATTCCATGTTTTTTGAATAATTACAAGATTATTTATGTGTTATTGCTTGATTTGAATGTTTAATTGACACGCTTTTCTTCATCTACCCTTTCTCTGGCCTTGTGATTAGTTGTACCTATCTTATAAGCGTATGACAGCCTGAAAACTCTTGTTTCAAAATTGTTATTCCTGTGAAGGCTAAAGTTGCCGGTTGATAATTGGTTGGTTTCGGTCCAGATATTCGTTTTGAATATATCATTCGCTACAAAACTTAAACTTGATCTTTCCGTTAGTTTCTTCATCAAACCAAAATTCACTTCGCCTGGAATTTTTCTTGTTGTGATCCCGACAATAAAGGGGGATTGGACATACCCTGATAGCTCAATTGAAAGTCCCTTTGGCAGGGTCAAGTTATTTGTGATGTTCAGCCGAACTGTATTCCTGGAAAAGTTCACTCGCTCATTGTATGCATAAATCGTATTGACCATTTGGTATGAATACGTACCACTCACGATAAACTTCCACCAGGTGCTGACTTCATAGGGCGCGTTAGCTGTGAAGGACACCACCTTAAAATGATCAATATTCCTTGGGGTAAGCAAAAGCGTATTAGAATTTACATTTAGGACAGGCTGGAATGTGCTGATTGAGTTTGTATTATTTGAATATTCAAGAGAAAAGAAATAATCATCAAGTTTATAAGAAACCGAATAATTATCTGTCAAAGTTGGTTTTAACTCAACGTTTCCGGTTACATAGGTGTTAGGGTCGAGAAATACGATAAAAGGGGCAATATCGACGAAAGATGGCCGCGAGATTCTTCTATTATAACCTAATTGCAGTGTATTTTCGTTGTTGATTTCGTATTTAGCAGTCACACTTGGGAAAAGATTTCCGTATTTTCTATCGAACAAAGAAAGGTTATTTTGATCTTTTAAAGTAGATGTTGTGTATTCATACCTTAAGCCCCCATCCAAACTGATTTTAGAGGATAAACGATATTGCGCGCTTGAATAAGCTGCATAGATATTCTCATTCAGAAAGTCCTTACCTGTAAGATCAACCAGCAACGAATTATTTGGATCATCGAGATTGTTCTCTGCTACATTATTTGTAAAAGAGGAAATGGCGGTTTTCAAACCACCTTTAAAGGTGAAACTATCACTAGCCTTATTATTATAATCAGTTTTGAAGACGGTAATATGAATGGGGGTATGTTTATCAGTATTTATTAGCTCTGTTTTGGTAGCGCCAGACCCTGAATATTCATTATTATAAACATGTTGATTGTTATTCACGTATGATAAATAATCCGCATTTACAGTAATTAAACTATTGGGATTTATTTGATACCTGGAGTCTACCCCGCTCAATATATCATACCATCGGTCGTGCTCCCTATCTGTTTGGTGAATCACCAGGCCATCACTAACATTTGTATTGTTATCCGCATCCATGTTCCAATGTTTGAAGTAGGCCTGAACATTTGCACCAAATGATAACCGGTCGTTCACGGGGTAATCAAGGCGAAGAGATCCTGAATTTGTGATATTAATTGGATGGCGATCTGTAGTTGTATTAACTTCGAAAACACTGTCGTGATAATCATTCCTCCGATTAACTTTCCATTCCTCTTTACTATTGTTATACATTCCCGAGTAAGACGCAGTTAAGCTAAGCCGGCCAAATTGGTTAGTGTAATTCAAATCTCCTCCGAATTTCCCGCCTCTCCCGTAGCCTCCGTTTACATCGTAACTGAAGCTTTGACCGAGATTACTACCTTTTTTTAAGATAACATTTATAACACCTGCACTTCCTGTTGCATCCATATCGGATGAAGGATTGTTGATCAACTCTATTTTTGATACTACGCCGGTGCCAACACCCTTAAGCATCTGAACGACTTCTGAGATTGGAAGATAGGTTTGTTTGCCATTGATCATTACCAACACCCCTTCCTTGCCCCGCATAGAAATAGTGTTATTTTGCCTATCAACGGCGACTCCTGGCGATCTCTCCAAAACATCGAGAACACTGCCTCCTGACGCACTAATTGTTTCTCCAACATTAACGATGGTTTTATCCATCTTTTGTTGGTAAACGGGCTGTTTGTAGCTGATCTTCACTTCTTTTAGCAACCTGCTTTCTGTATGAAGAATAATGCTCCCCAAATCAATGTTATCTTTCTCCTTCACTATTAAATTGTCAATCACGTAGGCTTGGAAACCGACAAGCGAAATTTTTACTGAATACTTTCCCGCAACAACTCCCTTAAAATAGAAGTCGCCATTATTATCAGTAGGGTTTGAATATGTTCTGGAACTTCCAAGACTCGTTAATTTACAAACGACGTTGGACAGCCTGTTGCCAATAGAATCTTTAACATTACCGTGAATCTGTGAAAAAGAAGTTACTGGAAAAAGTAAGCACAAAAGAATAACAAGTCGCTTCTCTTTCGAGAAGCGATTTAAGATATGATAAGTTTGCAATTATTAGGTTTTTGGTTTGTTTATTAATATTACGATTTCAAAGCTTCTTCGCTCGAATTGCTGTTGGCTAATTTTTCAACTCCCTCTTCAACAATTACTTCTTTAAAAGCAATCAAGAATTCATTGAACTCAACATGTTTATGCATCATGTGTAGCATCTCTTTTTCTATATCAAGCCAGGTTGATATATCTGCCTCATTATGCTGAATTTGGGCCTCAAGTTTATCTAACGCATTTGCTACTTTAGCCTCGTTTGTTTCTTTGGCTTCAAACTCATGCCATAAAGCGTGAAACTTCTCGCCCGTTTCATTATCAAGTGTTTTCCTGATCTCATCGATAGCCGCCATTTCACGCTGTATTTTTAATTCTCTTGTTTCTTTATTAAAAGCATCAAAAGCCCATACATCACCGGCGATAATTTCGATAATGTCATGAATAACAATCATTTCCAACGTTTTTAGAGAATCGACCTTTATCCCCAGATGAGGTTCTACCAGGATAAACATAATTGATATACGCCACGTGTGCTCCGCAACACTTTCCTGACGTCCATCAGAAAGCCAACTGTGTCGTGTAAGTTTCTTAAGATTTTCAGTAAAATGCAGAAAGTCCAGGATTTTTTTTGCTTCTATTTTCATAACCACCAATTTATTAGTTCATCATTTTTAGTTAAAGGAAATATATATTTCTGAGGTTCAAGGGCATCTTCTACGATTTCACTGTAGTCGGCACCTTGTTTTGCGAATATTTTTCGGATCGATGTTATTACTGCTTTTCTTTTTGATCTTGGGATCTGCCTATGAAATGAGTGTTCAGGTTGAAATAATATTACATGACCATCAGGATACCACCTCGTGCTGTCTCTTGTATATATGTCGGACATTACGATCACAAAAAAACTGGTATTGTTAAAAATAAAACGCCAGTTTGGCACCTCTAATTCATTGTCGGTGCCGAGATTATCGTTTAGATAATACATCAGTTTTTTAAAATGTTCTACGAGATCATTCACAGAATCAATTTTGACGCCGAGCTTTACAACGTAAGCATCTAATCGCAGAAAATTAGGACCAGTTACCACGGCAAGGAAATCTTTTTTTAATTTGCTAAGCGTAGAATCGTCTGTATCTAATACTTCTTCTTTAAAATACTCTACGACGGCTTTTGGAGCATAAGGACACGATGTAATCTCCTTTAAATCTATGCCATGAACATTATGATTCATTGTGTTATAAGTATTATTTAGGTTCGATTGTCTCGGTTTAGCCTATTGGTAAAGGCCTGGCACAAATATATGTACGCTGGTATTTTGACAATATTAATAAATTATTACCATTGAAAACTCTATTTTTTTAATAAAATTATAGCATTATAATACAAACACGTGAAATATAATAATAGGAAAAATAATTTCGTTATACTTTATAAAACATAACGCTTTTCCGCACAAAATACTTTGTTAGCTTAATAATAATAATTAGATGCTATTTCCGATTAAGGATACAAACCATTAAAATTTAGATGGAGACTGCGACTTACAGCAATGTGCTATTTCATTTCCCTTAGTTCTTTGAGTGCTGGCTTGATGACTTCTTGATAGAATTCAAAAGGAGGTTTGCCATTAAGGTTTGGAGATATGATTTTGTCCAACGGCTCTTCCGGTACGGATAAACCAGCCGGAATATATTTAATCTTTAAATCACCTGTTTCAATTTGATTTGGTTTAAAAAGACGCGCAAATACCGAATAATTAGTTTTTATACGCGATAGATTACTTCCAGCATTCCCTTGAACATTCATGATGAGACTTAGGTCGGGACTAATAAGGTCTATTTCCCGAGGTTTGTAAATCTTGAAATCTTTTGTGATCACTGTATCGGGCAACCATTTCTCTTCGCCGAAAGCATAAGGTTGCTGTTTTAACGTAAGGTCAATAATATTAAATGGCGGCGCTACTATCCAAGTATGGCCGCCTACAGGTTCCGGGTTAACATTGAAAGACCAAAAATAACGAGGTTTAAGTTTAAGCTTGGACTGAAACTCTATCGTTGAACTACCGTTAACAATATAGTTCCAAAACCCCTCAGCCTCTAAAATACGAACTAGTGCGAATGATATATCAATAGAAGCGCCAAATTGTCCATGATTAACTAATTCGTTATACAGTAAATTACATATAAATGGAATCTCGACAGTCGCCCTTCGAAGGTAGCTTTCATCGTACTTTTTTAATTGAACAAAAGCGGCATAGTTTTCCAAAAAATCAGGAGTTGCGCTTTCTTCCCACAGAAAACCTGGATCGTCATAAAAACCAAGAATGGAAGTATCAATTTGCAAGCGACGAAATAATTCCTCTAATTCAGGCAAACTTGTCTTTAACTCAGTTTTCGATGTGTGGGCCATAACTTCTAAAGTTCCAACAGGATTCAATGTTTTAGACTCTCTAAATGCAGGGGATAAAAAACAGGCATCAATGAGAAATGAAACAAAGATACTTATTGCACATGGCATCATCCAAAAAGCTATTGTTATTTAGAAAATGAATGAACTAATTTCGGGCTACTACTTAAACGGTAGTTATCGCATAGCTGGTAGTCTTGTGTCAATGATTAAGTAGATTATGATAAAATATTTGACAAAAACCTCCTTATATTTAGGTCAATGAACAATATTAATTTTTTTCATGTTTATATAAGGCTGTAAGCCTCGCGGTCGACATATTGAGCGAAGCACGACGTTTTCTTTGGAATTGCACCCTTTTGCCGGAAATTGAAGCCTTCTGGCCGGAATCAGAGAAGATACAACATATCGATGTCTGGCGTGAAGTAAATTTAGTTGATGGTTATCAGGTTAATATCTCACAAAATTATTGCAATCAAGCCTCAGCCGGAGCGAAGGGAAAAACTGTTCTTCGTAAATCTCGGCGGATATCAAGAAAATAAGTTTGAAGAGCAGCATTACGTTTTACTGATGTAAAAAAGAAAGGGACACAGAATAGTCCCGGTTTAAAGCAATGCCGGATTCGGGTAATTATCGCTTTGATCTCCGGCTACATGATCCAGGCAGGCAAAATCCTTTTCTATGAGCAGATAGAGTTTCCCATCGTTAGTGTTGAAGTCTACATTATCTGTAGCCATCCATTGCTGTATTATACTTTCGGGCAATATAGCACAATCTTGTTCTAGTGTTAAGTTAAATATAATATGACGTATAAAAGCGTATATTTGTAAAACAAATTACAGATGGTACGTTATACGATAAAACTTACAAAAGAGGAGGTTGGAGAGTTATACTCGATAATCAACAAGGGCTCCCATAGTTCTCAAACATTCCGGACAGCCTATATACTATTGAATTGTGATGAAGGGGAATATGCGGAGAAAATAACAAATGAACAGATCAGCAAAGTCCTGAAAGTAGGGATGCGAACGATAGACCGGGTGAAGAAAAAGTTTATTGAAGAGGGTTTTGAAGGTGTTTTAGATCGTCGCCCCACCAGCCGTGTTTATGAAACAAAATCAGATGGCGATGTAGAAGCGAAGCTGGTTGCCTTGTGTTGCAGCGAGCCGCCTGAGGGGTTTGCTAAATGGTCATTAAGGCTACTCGCCGATAAAATGGTAGAGTTGGAATATGTAGAAAGTATTTCGCATGTAACAGTAAGAAGTGTGCTTAAAAAAACGAACTTAAGCCTTGGAAAGTAAAGGGCTGGGTAATACCACCGGAAAAAAGCAGCGAATTTGTAGCCAATATGGAACGCGTATTGGATGTATACAAAAAACCTTATGATGAGGAATTTCCGGTTGTATGTATGGATGAGTCGCCAAAACAATTGATAGAAGAAGGGCAGCCCTCTCAAGCCATGAAGCCTGGCCAGGAGGCAAGAGTAGATTACGAGTACATAAGGCATGGGGTAGTCAATATATTTATGGCCAACGAGCCTTTGAGGGGCAAGCGCTTTGTAGAAATTACGGCGTTTAAAACCAAAAAGGACTGGGCTTTATTCGTAAAAAGAATAGCAGATGAATGGTACCCGACAGCGAAAAAAATAACTTTAGTAATGGACAATTTTAAAACCCATTCGGCCTCTGCATTTTACGAGACATTTGAACCAGCCGAAGCCAAAAGGCTATGGGATAGGTTTGAGTTTGTTTATACGCCCAAGCATGGAAGCTGGCTCAATATGGCCGAGATAGAATTGCATGTATTGAATGGGCAATGCCTAAACAGGCATATTTCAACAATGCTGAAGATCAATGAAGAGGTAGCGGCATGGCAACACAACAGAAATAATAAGAACAGCAAAATTAACTGGCAGTTCGAAAATAAAGATGCGCGAATAAAACTGAAAAGACTTTATCCGTCATTACACGATTAACATAACACTAGTAATATTGGCTGACAATTAATCTACCATATTAGATTATATGTCATAAACGAGGTCAGGTGTTGATATTAATCTGTTCTTTCAGGTTGAACTGTGCCTAAATTATTTTACTTCGCAAAAGCAATTTTAAAGCTAACCACCTGTTTAATACACCTGGCCGGTTTTTTTTCGCCTTGCACAATAATGCGGAATGGGCCGTCGGCCGGGAGAAATGGTTTTCCATCTACTTGGTTGGCAAGTATGATCATGCGGTCAGTATAGCTTTTATCAAGCTCGGCCAAGGTAAAGGTCACCTGGTAACCATCGCTGGCATCAACCAATAAATATTTAGTGAGGTTTTCGCCCTTCAATTCGGGGCCCATGGTAACACCGGCTTTTTGTAATAGGTCGGCAACAAGCACACCCGAGTAGGTGTGATCTTTACCGTCCTTGTCCTTTCTTACTACTATGGTTTGATTGAACTTCTGCAGGTCTTCATTATTAATAGTCAGCGGAGTAGTAACCTCCCCTGTTATTTTTACTGCAGCCTGTTGAGATTGCGCTATGGTAAGCAAGGGCGAAAGGCTCAAAAAAGCCAGGGCGATAATTAAAAATATTTTTTTCATGGTATATTATTTATTTGTGGTGATGCGTAAATGCGGGTTGGAAAATGAAGGGTTACTGATGAAAACTGAATCTGTTAACATGTTTAAAAAAGCGAGCAGCTCTTTTTTTTCTTCGGGTAGTAGCTTTAATGACGTGCCACCAATTTCATTAGACTCACCCTGTAAAAAGGAACTTAAAGAAGCGGATTGTTTGATGTGCTCGCTATAGTGGTCTATCACTTCTTCCAGTATTTTAAAGCGGCCGTCATGCATATAGGGCGCAGTGAGCGCTATATTCCTTAACGTAGGCACCTTGAAACGTCCGCGATCTGCGGGTAAGCCTGTTAAGGTTTCTATACCAGCATCTTTGGGAATGCTATCCAGGCCATTGTTGTGAAATAACTCCATATAGGTTTTGGCTCCCCCATGGCAATGCGCACAGTTTGCGCCACGGATACCTTTTTCGGGCTGCGGGAATTGGTTAAATAAGGCCATTCCTTTTAATTCCTGTTCGTTGGGCTGATAGGCATTTCTTAAATATTGGTCATAGCGCGAATTAGCAGAGATTAGGGTGCGCTCAAATTGGGCTATGGATTTCACAATACGGTCGCCATTAATCAGGGTATCGCCATAAACCAACCTGAATAACGCAGGATAGGATTGAATACGACTGAGTTTTTGGGCTGATATAGTTAAAGATTGCCCCATTTCATGCGGATTGCTCAAGGGGGTGGCGGCCTGGTCTTCCAGGCTGGCCGCGCGACCGTCCCAAAATAATTTCCGGGTCCAAAGCAGGTTAACCAACGACATCGAATTTCGGGTTGATAATACATGGTCAACACCTTCGCTCAATGCTTTACCATCCGTAAAGGCTTTCTCTTGCCGGTGACAGCTTGAGCAGGATAATTTATTGTTGGCCGAAAGCGCTGTTTCATAAAATAGAAGGCGACCGAGGTAAACACCTTGTTTTGTAGTAGGATTATCAGCAGGAACATTAATGCGATTTCCGAAGTTAGCCGGGTAGACCAATTGAAAGGAACCAGTGGGGATAGGATCTTCATAATAAGTCCTGGCCGATAATCCAACAGTGAGGACGAACAGGAACGACAGTACACCAACTTTAGATAAAGTTTTATGCCGGTTAAATTTCAATTTATATCGTTCTGTCAACACCTCAAATGATCAATTAATAGTTAAACATCAGGTTAACAAAATAATTTCTTCCTTCTTCGGGATAACCTTCTACAAGTGTATAGTTACGATCGAACAAGTTGTTTACTCCGCCCTCTAAAGATAATCCTTTTACCAAAGTAAGGTGTGCTTTTACATTGCTTAAATAAAACGCGCCAGATGTTGTGCCGTAACTGGTGCTATATCTTTTTGAATTATATTCTTCAGATGCCAGCAGGTATAATTTGGCAACAGGCGAATACTGTATTGAAGCAAACAAGCTATGTTTGGGCACATCTGTAAAATATATTTGAGGAGCCGACAGATTGTTGCGCACAATGAGGGTGTAATTGGCATCCAGTCTTAATCGGGTGTTAATTGGGTAACCAGCCGCAAACTCTGCACCATAATATTCTGCCTGGCCAACATTTTGCACTTGAGAAAGGTTGGCGTGCGTGGTAGGATCAACAGCTACATTATTAACGGTTTGAATACTATTATTGATTTTACTGTAAAAGCCGGATGCCTGTAAGGTTAATTTACTGCCAATAAGTGTGTGATAGCTCAAATCATAATTTAAAGCATCCTCTGCTTTCAGATTGGGATTGGGAATGGCTGTGCCCAGTTTAAAGGAATAGCGATCTTTGATGGTTGCAAACCGGGTTTTACGCGCAACTGAAAAGCTTAGGGAATTGGTATTATCCAGATCATATTGAACCAGGCCCTGCACGTCCCATGCGCTGTTTCCGCCACCGGGCAGATCAGAAATTACGTTATTGCTGTACAGCTGCGCCTGGGTATTGCGCCTGTCATTAAAACCTACACCCGCATTTACCTTCAGGGCCGAAGTAATATGGTAAGTGTCTTCGGCACCCGCGTAGAAATTATTATCAGCATCACGTCGTATTGGTTCGCCTACGTTGTGCTCTCGGTGCACATCCTGTTTGTATTGGCCCACAATACTAAGGCTGTTGTTCTTAATATCCGTATTTTCAAATATCACACTGCCGCCTAATGTGTAATCATTATAAATACTTTTAAAAGCATAAGGTTTGGTAATGGTGCTATAGTTTACATCGTCATAACTGTCAATCTCGTTTTTAAACTGGCTGTAATACCAGCGGGTTTTAATCACATTAGTTGTATTGATTTTGTTGTTGCTTAACAGGTACAGGCCCTGTGTATCCCAGTTAGGCCATTTCCAGTAACGGGGTTTGGTGAGTAAAGAATTTTGCGTGTCGTCGCCCGCATATACGGGTGTGCCTTTTGTACCATGATGGTAACTATAGCCAATAGCATATTCCTGCGATGCTGTTGGCGTAAATCCAACTTTGCCGCTTACATCAATATCGTTACTATACGAGTTATCCCTGTGGCCACCATCTTCATTTTTAACCGGCGTAAAAGACGACGAAAGCGGATAATAATCACGTTTTAATTGTGAAGCAGAAACCTGGTAATAAAACTTACCTAAGTTAGACCCAATATTTGTGTTAAGCCGATAGCCGCCGTTAAGGTATCCGGCAACCGCGTTCAGTTCAAAAGGGTTTGCAGGTTTACGGCTCACCATGTTTATCGCTCCACCTTCGGCATTGGGTCCGAATAATACGGATGAATAACCTTTAGAAATATTAATCTCCGACAGGTTAAATGTATTATACCTTGCCAAATCCACATAACCATCATAAGGTACATATAAAGGAATCCCATCTAAATAAACAGGAACCTGGCGGATATCAAACCCACGTATATTTACCGCCGACTCATTTCGCGGACCAATGGCTGTAAGGGTAACACCGGGCAATAAACTCAAGGCATGCGATACATCGTACCGGTTATATAAATTAAGCGTGCCAGCGCTAAGCTTGTTGCTTCTTAAACTGTCTTTGGTGCCAATAATATTAACCTGGCCAAGTTGGAAAACATGTTTGCTTGTATCTGCAACCTGCGCGTTAGCCTTCAAGCTAAAAAAATATGACACGATTAATAGGATAATTGTAAATAAAGGTAATGGTAGCTTCATTCTTATAATTTCGTTATATTTTCTTATACATAACGCTAAGATATAGAAAAGCTTCAATGCTTTTTCTTTTATAGAAAATTCAATTATTTAATATTGTCTTTAATAGAAAGGGAGTACATGGCTGTTAATCTTGAGTATTTTTCTGGCGGTTTTATATTAGAAAGATTAAAATCAATCTGTTTTGCTATTTTCTTTAAGAAAATCACGAAATTTCTGTTGTAAATCACGAAACTCTTTGATTAATTGAATGCCTTGCTCTGTTATGACCGCCATTCCTCCACCTTTACCGCCTCGATGCGAAATTACTACCGGAGTGCCGAAATGTGAATTCAGGTGATTGATCATATCCCACGCTTGCTTATAGGACATTTTCATTTGAATAGCCGCCTGCCGAAGAGAACCCGAAGCCTGTATTCTTTCAAGCAGCTCAACCCTTCCTGGACCAAGCATTTGTTCGCCATCAATCTCCATCCACATTCTGCCGTTTAATTTGAATGTTATTTCTTTCATAAATGATAAAATTACGAGAAAAATGGGCATGTGTAGTTATTTAGGCTTTCAGAAAGAGAAAATCGAGCAAAAAGGGCGAGGATTATACTTTTTAATTAAGTCTAATTTTTTTTAGAGTGCACCTATTTTAATCAATTCTTTGACAACACGGTGCGGATTCTGCTCCGCCTCAATTCATATAATAACGACAAAGGAGAAAGACAAGAATGCGGTTACTGCGATCAGCAGCTTCCTTTCGCTTTTCCTTTTAATTTTTTTCGGTTTCATACGTTTATTTAATCAGTTTTGTGCCCATAAGACGCTAATAGCAGATCCATATCTTCCATCAACCGGGCAACCTGTTTTTCATCAGTTCCGTCATAAGCACCACGAATACGTTTCTCCTTGTCAACCAATACCAGATAGCCCTGATGCATATAACCGCCGTTTTGTCCGGCAGATTCTGCAACGGATACAAGATAGTTCTTTTCCGCCAAAGTGTAAATCACTTCCTTGCTGCCATGCACAAATTCCCATTGCGTGCCGGTAATTCCCAGTTTAACCGCATAGCTTTTTAATACATGCGGTACATCATACTTAAAATCGATACTGTGGGATAACAGCATCACCTCGGTGTTGCCTTTGTATTTATCGTAAACCTTCAGCAAGTTACGGTGCATCACCGGGCAGATGGTGGGGCAGGAAGTAAAGAAAAAGTCTGCCACGTAGATCTTGCCATCAAAAGTATGGTTATCGATCATAGTGCTGTCCTGATTCAGGAACCGGAAGGCCGGAATAGTCTGGTAGACCGTATCGGTAATGACTTTACCACCAACGGTTTTTTGTATAAGATGCCGACTGCCTAAAATCGGAAGTTGCTTTTGCGAAGGACGGCAGGCTACCAAAACTAAAGCGGCGAGCATGTAAGCATATTGTTTTTTCATTAGGTTACATTTTCATATGATCCATGCTTTTCATGGTCGTATCTGCTTTCAAATTGAATTTTCGGAGATAACCGGTTGATTCTTTTAACACTGCTTTATACAGGCTGTCGAGTTGGGCTATCTTTGTTTTCTGACCATTAAAATAATCCACGGCCTCTTGATTAGACTTGCCGTCAACATCGGTCTTAAAATTGTGCATCCAGTCGTTCATGCGTTCATCGGCATCATCGAGCTTTTTGGTTAACCGTTTTATTTCCCGATGCTCGGCGGCAGTGTCCAATGAGGGTTGTTGCGCTTTCAGTTTGGCCAGGCCCG
Proteins encoded in this window:
- a CDS encoding SCO family protein, whose product is MKKQYAYMLAALVLVACRPSQKQLPILGSRHLIQKTVGGKVITDTVYQTIPAFRFLNQDSTMIDNHTFDGKIYVADFFFTSCPTICPVMHRNLLKVYDKYKGNTEVMLLSHSIDFKYDVPHVLKSYAVKLGITGTQWEFVHGSKEVIYTLAEKNYLVSVAESAGQNGGYMHQGYLVLVDKEKRIRGAYDGTDEKQVARLMEDMDLLLASYGHKTD
- a CDS encoding TonB-dependent receptor plug domain-containing protein, which encodes MSYFFSLKANAQVADTSKHVFQLGQVNIIGTKDSLRSNKLSAGTLNLYNRYDVSHALSLLPGVTLTAIGPRNESAVNIRGFDIRQVPVYLDGIPLYVPYDGYVDLARYNTFNLSEINISKGYSSVLFGPNAEGGAINMVSRKPANPFELNAVAGYLNGGYRLNTNIGSNLGKFYYQVSASQLKRDYYPLSSSFTPVKNEDGGHRDNSYSNDIDVSGKVGFTPTASQEYAIGYSYHHGTKGTPVYAGDDTQNSLLTKPRYWKWPNWDTQGLYLLSNNKINTTNVIKTRWYYSQFKNEIDSYDDVNYSTITKPYAFKSIYNDYTLGGSVIFENTDIKNNSLSIVGQYKQDVHREHNVGEPIRRDADNNFYAGAEDTYHITSALKVNAGVGFNDRRNTQAQLYSNNVISDLPGGGNSAWDVQGLVQYDLDNTNSLSFSVARKTRFATIKDRYSFKLGTAIPNPNLKAEDALNYDLSYHTLIGSKLTLQASGFYSKINNSIQTVNNVAVDPTTHANLSQVQNVGQAEYYGAEFAAGYPINTRLRLDANYTLIVRNNLSAPQIYFTDVPKHSLFASIQYSPVAKLYLLASEEYNSKRYSTSYGTTSGAFYLSNVKAHLTLVKGLSLEGGVNNLFDRNYTLVEGYPEEGRNYFVNLMFNY
- a CDS encoding winged helix-turn-helix domain-containing protein, encoding MKEITFKLNGRMWMEIDGEQMLGPGRVELLERIQASGSLRQAAIQMKMSYKQAWDMINHLNSHFGTPVVISHRGGKGGGMAVITEQGIQLIKEFRDLQQKFRDFLKENSKTD